In bacterium, the genomic window TGAGACGGTGGTCGGGCTCGAGATCGTCAACCTGAACCGCTTCCCGATCCACGTCCTGTCGGTAGACTATGAGGTGTCCATCGGCAACCGGTTATGCGGCAAGGGCAGTCGTCCCGAAGAGCTATTCCTCGACGCCCGCGATACGACGCTCGCCGATTTCCCGCTGGCCATCGACTATCCCGCGCTTCTGAAGTCGATACCGACGCTGTTCGCCGACTCGGTCGTGTTCAGCGTGAAGGGACGTTACGTGGTATCGACGTTCGTCGGCCGGCGGCGCTTCGGGTTCAGCGGCGAGAGGAAGGTCTCGGTCAAAGACGAGGTGAAGTCCTTCATCCAAGGGCTGTTTGACAACTGAGGCGAGGCGTGGCAAGGGGGCGCCTATCCACTTCCGCGCGCCCCAAGGGCTGACTGACTGGAACCGCTACTACTCGAGCCCCATTGCGGCACCGAGCGCGAGAAACTCCCGCATGTAGCGTTTCATGTCCGCGCCGACCGTGAAGAGCAGGTTGCGGAACGGCGCGGCGTCGACGGCAGCGGCCTTGCCGGACGGCAGCTTGAGCACTAGCCCCGGCTTCTCCTCGACCGTGCCGAGCCGGAGGAAGTTCATGCCCTGCGTGCGAGCGGCAGCGAGGAGACCCGCCTCTTTTTCGGGCGGCACTGTTGCCACGAGCTCGAACTCACCATGCGGCGCAGCGGTCATTGACCAAAACGGCGTGCCGGTTCCTCGGCACAACTGTATGGCTTCGGGCGCGAGCAGCCTGTCCCATGCGCAGTCGATGGTGAACCCGATGCTGTTTATCCGCATCAACTGGTCGAGCGTTGCCAGCAGGCCGTCGCTTGAGTCCATGCAGCAGGTGGCAAAGTCCCGGAGCAGGCGACCATGGGCAAGGCGCGATGCGGGCCGATACAGTTCCTCGGGAAGAAGCTTGTCCGGCAGACCGGCGAGGCGGACGAACCCGAGCGCGTTGCCCATGCCGACCGGCCCGGATACGTAGACAACATCACCGGGGCGGCATCCGCGCCGGGTCATGACACGGTTCCTGGGTACCAACCCGAGCGCGCAGCCGGTCAGCGCTACCTTGTCACCCATGTTAGTGTCGCCGCCGAGAATCGAGGTTCCGGCCGCGCGGCAGGCCTGTTCCATGCCCAGGGCTATGCTGGCATTGTAGTCGTCGCTCTGCGCCGGGCTAAGCGTTACGGAAATCACGAGCCCGAGCGGGTCGGCGCCAACCGCCGCGAGGTCGCTGATTGAGGCAGCGACTGCGACCCAACCGGCAGTGAAAGGGTCGCGGTAGATGCCCTGAGATATCTCCTCGGCCACGGTATCGATGGTCACCGCCAGATAGTGCTCGGGGAAGGCCGGGCTTTCAAC contains:
- a CDS encoding thiamine-phosphate kinase is translated as VESPAFPEHYLAVTIDTVAEEISQGIYRDPFTAGWVAVAASISDLAAVGADPLGLVISVTLSPAQSDDYNASIALGMEQACRAAGTSILGGDTNMGDKVALTGCALGLVPRNRVMTRRGCRPGDVVYVSGPVGMGNALGFVRLAGLPDKLLPEELYRPASRLAHGRLLRDFATCCMDSSDGLLATLDQLMRINSIGFTIDCAWDRLLAPEAIQLCRGTGTPFWSMTAAPHGEFELVATVPPEKEAGLLAAARTQGMNFLRLGTVEEKPGLVLKLPSGKAAAVDAAPFRNLLFTVGADMKRYMREFLALGAAMGLE
- a CDS encoding LEA type 2 family protein, translated to MPGRCGEAHPTRAARQGQGRLAQDAGLMRLADSLVPARWLTVALLLAACGPAVRAPDVRLHSINVRSADETVVGLEIVNLNRFPIHVLSVDYEVSIGNRLCGKGSRPEELFLDARDTTLADFPLAIDYPALLKSIPTLFADSVVFSVKGRYVVSTFVGRRRFGFSGERKVSVKDEVKSFIQGLFDN